Proteins from one Nitrobacteraceae bacterium AZCC 2146 genomic window:
- a CDS encoding LysR family glycine cleavage system transcriptional activator (product_source=KO:K03566; cath_funfam=1.10.10.10,3.40.190.10; cog=COG0583; ko=KO:K03566; pfam=PF00126,PF03466; superfamily=46785,53850): protein MKGPLKPDTGYAMKEALKRKLPPMTSLRGFEAAARHMSFSEAAKELQLTQGAISRQIKSLEAYLKFPLFVRRTRQIALTPAGDELFQVVRDVLDQIERATSQLQQKSKSKTLVISVLPTLASTWIMSRLHAFTEARSDIDLRIVTSIEPVDLANDRIDIALRVGRLPGRTYDKKQPRIELEMVTGWDGVGADELFPDVLVPVCSPALLQAKSVGKASELLAYPLIHTSTRRFAWPDWLRAQGVVPSAEKKKLEFGHFFMSLEAALRGQGIAIVPQVLLSLHKDADRLVQLFKPSISSAGAYYLLMHESKMKSRDVQLLRMWILAEANALR from the coding sequence ATGAAGGGGCCGCTCAAGCCAGATACCGGATACGCGATGAAAGAGGCCCTGAAACGCAAGCTGCCGCCGATGACCAGCCTGCGCGGCTTCGAGGCGGCGGCGCGGCACATGTCGTTCAGCGAAGCGGCAAAGGAGCTGCAGCTGACGCAAGGCGCCATCAGCCGGCAGATCAAGAGCCTCGAGGCCTATCTGAAATTCCCGTTATTCGTGCGTCGGACGCGGCAGATCGCGCTGACACCGGCCGGCGACGAGCTGTTTCAGGTGGTGCGCGACGTGCTCGACCAGATCGAGCGCGCGACGTCGCAGCTGCAGCAGAAATCCAAATCGAAAACGCTGGTGATCTCGGTGCTCCCCACCCTGGCCTCGACGTGGATCATGTCGCGGCTGCATGCCTTCACCGAGGCGCGCAGCGATATCGATCTGCGGATCGTCACCTCGATCGAACCGGTCGATCTCGCCAATGACAGGATCGACATCGCGCTGCGGGTCGGCCGCCTGCCCGGCCGCACCTACGACAAGAAGCAGCCCCGCATCGAACTGGAAATGGTCACCGGCTGGGACGGCGTCGGCGCCGACGAATTGTTTCCGGACGTTCTCGTTCCCGTCTGCTCACCCGCGCTGCTGCAGGCCAAGAGCGTCGGCAAGGCCAGCGAGCTTCTCGCCTATCCGCTGATCCATACTTCGACCCGTCGCTTCGCCTGGCCGGACTGGCTGCGTGCCCAGGGCGTGGTGCCATCGGCGGAGAAGAAGAAACTCGAATTCGGACATTTCTTCATGTCGCTGGAAGCGGCATTGCGCGGCCAGGGCATCGCCATCGTCCCGCAAGTGCTGCTGTCGCTGCACAAGGACGCCGATCGGCTGGTCCAGCTGTTCAAGCCGTCGATCTCCAGCGCTGGCGCCTATTACCTGCTGATGCACGAATCCAAGATGAAGTCGCGCGATGTCCAGCTGCTGCGGATGTGGATCCTGGCGGAAGCCAACGCACTGCGCTGA
- a CDS encoding hypothetical protein (product_source=Hypo-rule applied; cleavage_site_network=SignalP-noTM; pfam=PF01510; superfamily=55846) produces MNFRVVLALLLTCAAGPLAAQTPSSFEAAARARGTPDIPGLNIVWLTPWGDLALAREWRNIVVHQSEGSAGSAYRGALAQMERPNRRGTTIWVETDGTVYWAVAEFAVPNHLRDGNRNDNKFIDNSSTFQQVDNDSSIGVEFVGNYPNVRRPVTEAQIAAWRILVRVLQVRYDIPNERVFAHNWIDFKDSRYCEGCDLAKLARTQGIETAQRIDRDR; encoded by the coding sequence ATGAACTTCCGCGTCGTCCTGGCTCTGCTGCTGACGTGCGCTGCCGGCCCGCTGGCGGCGCAGACGCCGTCCAGCTTTGAGGCTGCCGCCCGCGCGCGCGGAACGCCCGATATTCCCGGTCTCAACATCGTCTGGCTGACGCCCTGGGGCGATCTCGCGCTGGCCCGCGAATGGCGCAATATCGTCGTGCACCAGAGCGAAGGCTCGGCCGGCTCGGCCTATCGCGGCGCGCTGGCGCAAATGGAGCGGCCGAACCGCCGCGGCACCACCATCTGGGTCGAGACCGACGGCACGGTGTATTGGGCAGTGGCCGAATTCGCCGTGCCCAACCACCTGCGCGACGGCAACCGCAACGACAACAAGTTCATCGACAATTCATCGACATTCCAGCAAGTCGATAACGACAGTTCGATCGGCGTGGAATTCGTCGGCAACTATCCCAATGTGCGGCGGCCGGTGACCGAGGCGCAGATCGCCGCATGGCGCATTCTGGTCCGTGTGCTGCAGGTCCGCTACGACATCCCCAATGAGCGCGTCTTTGCCCACAACTGGATCGACTTCAAGGATTCCCGTTATTGCGAAGGCTGCGACCTGGCCAAGCTGGCGCGCACCCAAGGCATCGAGACCGCGCAGCGCATCGACCGGGACAGGTAA
- a CDS encoding aspartate dehydrogenase (product_source=KO:K06989; cath_funfam=3.30.360.10,3.40.50.720; cog=COG1712; ko=KO:K06989; pfam=PF01958,PF03447; superfamily=51735,55347) gives MSTISTTTRTPARVAVVGLGPIGTKVVEALDQGIAGMVLVAVSVQNPEKHQAFLAKLSTAPAILPIDGLSDIADIVIECAPSKLLPSIVAPFVSQGKTAIVLSAGALLEHEELIELARQHSGQIVVPTGALIGLDAMTAAAEGKIHSVRMVTRKPVNGLAGAPYIVENNIDIESITEPLKIFDGTAREAAKGFPANLNVAVALSLAGAGADQTKLQIWADPALTRNVHRVEVESDSARFSMTIENIPSENPKTGRITALSVIAYLRKQHAALRVGT, from the coding sequence ATGAGCACGATATCGACCACGACACGAACCCCGGCGCGCGTTGCCGTCGTTGGCTTAGGGCCGATCGGCACCAAGGTCGTCGAGGCGCTGGACCAGGGCATTGCGGGCATGGTTCTGGTGGCGGTCTCGGTGCAAAATCCGGAGAAGCATCAGGCTTTTCTGGCCAAGCTCAGCACCGCACCTGCGATCCTGCCGATCGATGGTCTTTCCGATATTGCCGACATCGTCATCGAATGCGCGCCGAGCAAGCTGCTGCCATCGATCGTGGCGCCCTTCGTCAGCCAGGGAAAGACGGCGATCGTTCTCAGCGCAGGCGCACTGCTGGAGCATGAAGAGCTGATCGAGCTTGCCCGACAGCATAGCGGTCAGATCGTGGTGCCAACCGGCGCGCTGATCGGCCTGGATGCGATGACCGCAGCGGCGGAAGGCAAGATCCATTCGGTGCGCATGGTGACGCGCAAGCCGGTCAACGGCCTCGCCGGCGCGCCCTACATTGTCGAGAACAACATCGACATCGAGAGTATTACCGAGCCGCTGAAGATTTTCGACGGCACCGCGCGCGAGGCCGCCAAGGGCTTCCCGGCCAATCTCAACGTCGCCGTGGCGCTGTCGCTGGCCGGCGCCGGGGCGGACCAGACCAAGCTGCAAATCTGGGCCGATCCCGCGCTGACACGCAATGTGCATCGCGTCGAGGTGGAGTCCGATTCCGCGCGCTTCTCGATGACCATCGAGAATATCCCGTCGGAGAATCCCAAGACCGGGCGGATCACCGCGCTGTCCGTCATCGCCTATCTGCGCAAGCAGCATGCGGCGCTGCGCGTCGGCACCTGA
- a CDS encoding aryl-alcohol dehydrogenase-like predicted oxidoreductase (product_source=COG0667; cath_funfam=3.20.20.100; cog=COG0667; pfam=PF00248; superfamily=51430) translates to MEYRRLGHSGLRVPVLSFGTATFGGSNDFFKAWGSTDAGGASRLIDVCLDHGISMFDSADVYSDGLAETILGAAIKGKRDRLLISTKATFPRGDGPNDFGSSRQHLISAVDGALQRLGVDHIDLFQLHGQDYNTPVEETLAVLDQLVRAGKIRYIGCSNFSGWHLMKSLAVSERYGYPRHVGHQAYYSLLNRDYEWELMPLGLDQSVGAMIWSPLGWGKLTGKIRRGQAAQPGTRAYDIAGTGPRFEEERLFRIVDALDIIAKETAKTIPQVALNWLLQRPTVANVIVGARNEQQLVENIGAVGWSLTAEQVARLDTSSDVSPAYPVWHQRGFPMLNERGQSSI, encoded by the coding sequence ATGGAATATCGACGCCTCGGACATTCCGGCCTGCGCGTGCCGGTCCTCAGTTTCGGCACCGCTACCTTCGGCGGCAGCAATGATTTCTTCAAAGCATGGGGCTCGACCGATGCAGGCGGTGCATCGCGCCTGATCGACGTCTGCCTCGATCACGGGATTTCGATGTTCGACAGCGCCGACGTCTATTCCGACGGTTTGGCCGAAACCATTCTGGGCGCTGCGATCAAGGGCAAGCGCGACCGTCTGCTGATTTCGACCAAGGCGACCTTTCCCCGCGGCGACGGGCCCAACGATTTCGGTTCGTCGCGGCAGCATCTGATTTCCGCGGTGGACGGCGCGTTGCAGCGGCTCGGTGTCGATCACATCGATCTGTTTCAGCTTCATGGTCAGGACTACAACACGCCGGTCGAGGAAACCCTCGCCGTGCTCGATCAGCTCGTCCGTGCCGGCAAGATCCGCTACATCGGCTGCTCGAATTTTTCCGGCTGGCACCTGATGAAATCGCTGGCGGTGTCGGAGCGCTATGGTTACCCGCGCCATGTCGGCCATCAGGCGTATTACTCGCTGCTGAACCGTGACTACGAATGGGAACTGATGCCGCTAGGGCTCGATCAGAGCGTCGGCGCCATGATCTGGAGCCCGCTCGGCTGGGGGAAACTCACCGGCAAGATCCGCCGCGGTCAGGCCGCGCAACCCGGTACCCGCGCATACGACATCGCCGGCACCGGACCGCGTTTCGAGGAAGAGCGGTTGTTTCGCATTGTCGACGCGCTCGACATCATTGCCAAGGAGACCGCAAAGACCATCCCGCAGGTCGCGCTCAACTGGCTGCTGCAGCGGCCGACCGTGGCGAACGTCATCGTCGGCGCCCGCAACGAGCAGCAGCTCGTCGAGAATATCGGCGCGGTAGGATGGAGTTTGACCGCGGAGCAGGTCGCCAGGCTCGACACCTCGAGCGACGTGTCACCTGCGTACCCGGTCTGGCATCAGCGCGGCTTTCCAATGCTGAACGAGCGCGGACAGTCGTCCATCTGA
- a CDS encoding sulfonate transport system substrate-binding protein (product_source=KO:K15553; cath_funfam=3.40.190.10; cleavage_site_network=SignalP-noTM; cog=COG0715; ko=KO:K15553; pfam=PF09084; superfamily=53850; tigrfam=TIGR01728; transmembrane_helix_parts=Inside_1_6,TMhelix_7_29,Outside_30_320) encodes MSQSRRNILACLSAALLISAGIAASPVDAQELKEVRIGFQKAGIFPAVKQRRTLENALKARGIEVKWVEFQFGPPILEAINTGNVDFGYTGDAPPIFAQAARANLLYVAALPSAGANEAIIVPENSPIKTLADLKGKKIGFAKGSSAHNTTVAALEKAGIAYADITPVTLGPADAVVAFAGGNLDAWTIWDPYLALAEKGKVRVIASAKDVHEANAFFLANRDFTGKHADIVALLNQTFAQESKWASEHRPEIVQSLHEATGVDSEALTRAVNRSLFLVTPVTDKVVATQQATADRFFKLGLIPKPIQVKDIVWTWTPGS; translated from the coding sequence ATGTCTCAATCCCGACGCAATATCCTCGCCTGCCTGTCAGCAGCGTTGCTGATCTCGGCCGGCATCGCTGCATCGCCAGTCGATGCGCAGGAGTTGAAGGAAGTCCGTATTGGATTCCAGAAGGCCGGCATCTTTCCCGCCGTCAAGCAGCGCCGCACCCTGGAGAATGCGTTGAAGGCGCGCGGCATCGAGGTGAAGTGGGTCGAGTTCCAGTTCGGTCCGCCGATCCTGGAAGCGATCAACACCGGCAATGTCGACTTCGGTTACACCGGCGACGCGCCGCCGATCTTCGCGCAGGCCGCGCGCGCAAATCTTCTGTATGTCGCGGCGCTGCCGTCCGCCGGCGCCAACGAAGCAATCATCGTGCCGGAAAATTCGCCGATCAAGACGCTTGCCGACCTCAAGGGCAAGAAGATCGGCTTCGCCAAGGGATCGAGCGCGCACAATACGACGGTGGCGGCTTTGGAAAAGGCGGGGATTGCCTACGCCGACATCACGCCGGTGACCCTCGGTCCTGCCGACGCGGTCGTGGCTTTCGCCGGCGGAAATCTCGACGCCTGGACGATCTGGGATCCCTATCTGGCGCTGGCTGAAAAGGGCAAGGTCCGCGTGATTGCGTCCGCCAAGGACGTGCATGAAGCCAACGCGTTCTTCCTCGCCAACCGCGATTTCACCGGCAAGCATGCCGACATCGTCGCACTGCTGAACCAGACTTTTGCGCAGGAATCGAAATGGGCGAGCGAGCATCGCCCCGAGATTGTGCAGAGCCTGCATGAGGCGACGGGCGTGGACAGCGAAGCGCTGACGCGGGCGGTGAACCGTTCGCTGTTTCTGGTGACGCCGGTGACCGACAAGGTGGTGGCCACCCAGCAGGCGACGGCCGACCGCTTCTTCAAGCTCGGCCTGATCCCGAAGCCGATCCAGGTGAAGGACATCGTCTGGACCTGGACGCCGGGATCTTGA
- a CDS encoding branched-chain amino acid transport system substrate-binding protein (product_source=KO:K01999; cath_funfam=3.40.50.2300; cleavage_site_network=SignalP-noTM; cog=COG0683; ko=KO:K01999; pfam=PF13458; superfamily=53822; transmembrane_helix_parts=Inside_1_11,TMhelix_12_34,Outside_35_411), with protein MSMPSQLMSRSVFRNLLVAATAAGIALAPSLAAAQAQDVIRFGAPLPLTGGLAPEALKAQQGYEVWAEQVNKSGGIKVGDRKLRIEMVYVDYQSNTPRAVQAAEGLITQEKVDFLFSPHGSGAAKAASIVSEKYKIPTVAATASSPQVFDQKPRYLFGTYTPNATLLEPLFKVVRDKAASVKKVAIYARNDLFPLALAQEMEQVAKANGMEIVSNEKFSINALDHASALSVMKSLAPDWIFIAGYSNDNILIRKQMIDQRIEAPVVTMLTGPSFPEFVEAVGIAGSENITGAAWWDAASRYPSDDVFGSSEGYLKAFKDKFGHNPDYGSASYTVAAVTMQMAIESAGTLDKEKVRDALAKLSVRTFFGPIKFNASGQADSYSPPVFQLRDGKTVVLSPPATKQGELRIGVK; from the coding sequence ATGAGCATGCCAAGCCAGTTGATGTCGCGTTCGGTCTTCAGGAATTTGCTTGTCGCCGCCACGGCGGCGGGGATCGCGCTGGCACCGTCTTTGGCCGCGGCACAGGCTCAGGACGTCATCCGCTTCGGCGCGCCGCTGCCGCTCACCGGCGGCCTCGCGCCGGAAGCGCTGAAGGCTCAGCAGGGCTATGAGGTCTGGGCCGAGCAGGTCAACAAGTCAGGTGGCATCAAGGTCGGTGACCGCAAGCTCAGGATCGAGATGGTCTATGTCGACTATCAGTCGAACACGCCGCGGGCGGTGCAGGCCGCCGAGGGCTTGATCACGCAGGAGAAGGTCGACTTTCTGTTTTCGCCGCACGGTTCGGGTGCTGCCAAGGCAGCGAGCATCGTCTCGGAAAAATACAAGATCCCGACCGTGGCCGCGACCGCGTCATCGCCTCAGGTGTTTGATCAGAAGCCGCGCTATCTGTTCGGCACCTACACGCCGAACGCGACGTTGCTGGAGCCGCTGTTCAAGGTGGTCCGGGACAAAGCCGCCTCGGTGAAGAAGGTTGCAATCTACGCGCGCAACGACTTGTTTCCGTTGGCGCTCGCCCAGGAAATGGAGCAGGTCGCCAAGGCCAACGGCATGGAGATCGTCTCCAACGAGAAATTCTCCATCAATGCGCTCGACCACGCCTCCGCATTGTCGGTCATGAAGAGTCTCGCGCCAGACTGGATCTTCATCGCCGGCTACAGCAACGACAACATCCTGATCCGCAAGCAGATGATCGATCAGCGGATCGAAGCCCCGGTGGTGACGATGCTGACCGGACCATCGTTTCCGGAATTCGTCGAGGCTGTCGGCATTGCCGGTTCGGAAAACATCACCGGCGCGGCCTGGTGGGATGCCGCATCGCGCTATCCTTCTGACGACGTGTTCGGATCCAGCGAAGGTTATCTGAAAGCCTTCAAGGACAAGTTCGGCCACAACCCGGACTACGGCAGCGCCTCCTACACCGTCGCGGCGGTTACCATGCAGATGGCGATCGAGAGCGCGGGAACGCTGGACAAGGAAAAGGTCCGCGATGCCCTGGCGAAGCTGAGTGTCCGGACCTTTTTCGGCCCGATCAAGTTCAATGCCAGCGGCCAGGCGGATTCCTATTCACCGCCGGTGTTCCAGCTGCGCGACGGCAAGACCGTGGTGCTGTCGCCGCCGGCGACCAAGCAGGGCGAGTTGCGTATCGGCGTGAAGTAA
- a CDS encoding sulfonate transport system substrate-binding protein (product_source=KO:K15553; cleavage_site_network=SignalP-noTM; cog=COG0715; ko=KO:K15553; pfam=PF09084; smart=SM00062; superfamily=53850; tigrfam=TIGR01728) — MFKRLAALQLAAMASILSIHFACAQTPGANDTIRIGYQKSSTLTAVLKTNGELEKALAPLGVRVSWHEFSSGLPLLEAINTGNVDFGADVADTVPLFAQAAGAKLAYIAEESASPSAQAILVSAESPIKTVADLKGKKVAVTKGAGSHFLLLAALGKAGLSFKDISPAYLPPADGRIAFVGGNVDAWVAWDPFLTSAQRASNARVLTDGGNGLASYKRYYLSSAAFADRRGDVLNVIYRKLDETGKWVKAHPKDAATLLAGLWGIEAATVEEANSHRSYQVGAVTTQGLSEQQRIANAFFAEGLIPVKVDAADAKIWAPK, encoded by the coding sequence ATGTTCAAGCGTCTCGCCGCTCTTCAACTCGCTGCCATGGCATCCATCCTGTCGATCCATTTCGCCTGCGCGCAGACGCCGGGGGCAAACGACACGATCCGGATCGGCTACCAGAAATCCTCGACGCTCACCGCCGTGCTGAAGACCAACGGCGAATTGGAGAAGGCACTGGCGCCGCTCGGCGTTCGCGTCAGCTGGCACGAATTCTCAAGCGGCCTGCCGCTGCTCGAGGCCATCAACACCGGCAATGTCGATTTCGGCGCCGATGTCGCCGACACCGTGCCGCTGTTCGCGCAGGCCGCCGGCGCGAAGCTCGCTTATATCGCCGAGGAGTCGGCCTCGCCCTCGGCGCAGGCGATTCTGGTTTCGGCGGAATCGCCGATCAAGACGGTCGCCGATCTCAAGGGCAAGAAGGTCGCGGTCACCAAGGGCGCCGGCAGCCATTTCCTGCTGCTCGCCGCGCTCGGCAAGGCCGGCCTCAGCTTCAAGGATATTTCGCCGGCCTATCTGCCGCCCGCCGACGGCCGCATCGCCTTTGTCGGCGGCAATGTCGATGCCTGGGTGGCGTGGGACCCGTTCCTCACCAGCGCACAGCGCGCATCCAATGCCCGCGTGCTGACCGACGGCGGCAACGGGCTCGCCAGCTACAAGCGATATTATTTGTCGTCGGCCGCGTTCGCCGACCGCCGTGGCGACGTGCTGAACGTGATCTACCGAAAACTCGACGAGACCGGCAAATGGGTCAAGGCGCATCCGAAGGACGCTGCGACGTTGCTGGCGGGCCTGTGGGGCATCGAAGCCGCCACCGTCGAGGAGGCCAACAGCCACCGTTCCTATCAGGTCGGCGCCGTGACTACGCAAGGCCTGTCCGAGCAGCAGCGCATCGCCAACGCGTTTTTTGCCGAAGGCCTGATCCCGGTCAAAGTCGATGCCGCGGATGCCAAGATCTGGGCGCCGAAATAA
- a CDS encoding nucleoside-diphosphate-sugar epimerase (product_source=COG0451; cath_funfam=3.40.50.720; cog=COG0451; pfam=PF01370; superfamily=51735) → MRVFVTGATGFIGSAIVPELINAGHQVIGLTRSDAGAQSLISAGAEPHHGTLEHPDSLRSGAEKADGVIHCAFDHDFSNFVANCEKDRRVIEAMGAALAGSDRPLVITSGTGIGSTVPGQLATEDVFNADHPHPRKASELAGIAVAATGVNVSVVRLPQVHNTLRQGFVSPLVDIARAKGASAYVGDGVNRWPAGHVIDVARLYRLALEKREAGARYNAVAEEGIPARDIAEVIGRGLKVPVVAMSPDEAAGHFGWLAPFIALDMPASSAQTQRKLGWHPTGPGLIADLEQMRY, encoded by the coding sequence ATGCGCGTATTCGTCACCGGCGCCACCGGCTTCATCGGTTCAGCCATCGTCCCGGAACTCATCAATGCCGGCCACCAGGTCATCGGCCTGACGCGGTCGGATGCAGGAGCCCAATCCCTCATCAGCGCCGGCGCCGAACCGCATCACGGGACTCTTGAACACCCCGACAGCCTGCGCAGCGGCGCAGAAAAAGCAGACGGCGTGATCCACTGCGCCTTCGACCACGACTTCTCGAATTTCGTGGCGAATTGCGAGAAGGATCGGCGCGTCATCGAGGCCATGGGCGCCGCGCTCGCCGGATCGGACCGCCCGCTGGTCATCACATCCGGCACCGGAATCGGGAGCACCGTGCCGGGCCAACTTGCAACCGAAGACGTCTTCAATGCCGATCATCCGCATCCGCGGAAGGCCTCGGAACTGGCAGGAATTGCGGTGGCAGCAACTGGTGTCAACGTGTCGGTGGTTCGCCTTCCCCAGGTCCACAACACGCTCAGGCAAGGCTTCGTCAGCCCGTTGGTCGACATCGCGCGCGCCAAAGGCGCGTCCGCCTATGTAGGCGACGGCGTCAACCGCTGGCCCGCGGGACACGTCATCGATGTCGCCCGTCTGTATCGGCTGGCACTGGAGAAGCGCGAAGCCGGCGCAAGGTATAACGCCGTCGCTGAAGAAGGCATCCCGGCGCGGGATATTGCCGAGGTCATCGGCCGAGGCCTGAAGGTACCGGTGGTCGCCATGTCTCCCGACGAGGCGGCCGGTCATTTCGGGTGGCTCGCACCGTTCATCGCTCTGGACATGCCGGCTTCAAGTGCGCAAACGCAGAGGAAGCTCGGATGGCATCCGACCGGACCCGGCCTGATCGCTGATCTCGAACAGATGCGCTACTGA
- a CDS encoding DNA-binding transcriptional regulator of glucitol operon (product_source=COG4578; cog=COG4578): MLNNQHFGVKREARRFAYRETAMAQPTPRADALRQMREAKFEAEQRRLKQESVKPAEPKPAAVKEPKPVVAKELKPAVAEEKSTAVKEPAKKAVKKKAAAKKAKK, encoded by the coding sequence TTGCTGAATAATCAGCATTTTGGTGTTAAACGGGAGGCTCGACGATTCGCGTATAGAGAGACCGCCATGGCCCAACCCACACCGCGCGCCGATGCGCTGCGTCAGATGCGCGAAGCCAAATTCGAAGCCGAGCAGAGGCGTCTGAAGCAGGAATCGGTCAAGCCCGCCGAGCCGAAGCCTGCCGCGGTTAAAGAGCCGAAGCCCGTCGTGGCCAAAGAGCTGAAGCCTGCCGTGGCTGAGGAGAAGTCCACCGCGGTGAAAGAGCCGGCAAAAAAGGCCGTGAAGAAAAAGGCCGCGGCCAAAAAGGCTAAAAAATAA
- a CDS encoding D-methionine transport system substrate-binding protein (product_source=KO:K02073; cath_funfam=3.40.190.10; cleavage_site_network=SignalP-noTM; cog=COG1464; ko=KO:K02073; pfam=PF03180; superfamily=53850; tigrfam=TIGR00363) — translation MKNALPVIAAAFLALVALGSKDANAQTAPKTEIKIGFVPGPYIDGFKAGVEPELKKKGYTVKYFEFSTGLEANTAVFRNDIDANVMQHTVFLNAYNERQKTDLAGIIAVPTPPMGLYSKKHAKASAVKAGMTVVVPNDPVNLQRALKILRDLGWIDIKDSNPVDVTELDVVKNPSGIKIVPLENAQAPRALDDVDFAAVQGNFAIYSGLKLTEAFALEKMTTPYSNVVAVKRGNVDAPWAKDIADAYKSDTFKNAIRNDKFYAGFVLPDYFN, via the coding sequence ATGAAGAACGCCCTCCCCGTCATCGCCGCGGCCTTTTTGGCGTTGGTCGCTCTCGGCAGTAAAGATGCAAACGCACAGACCGCGCCGAAAACCGAGATCAAGATCGGTTTCGTGCCCGGGCCCTACATCGACGGCTTCAAGGCCGGCGTCGAACCGGAGCTGAAGAAGAAAGGCTACACGGTCAAATACTTCGAGTTCAGCACCGGACTTGAAGCCAATACTGCGGTGTTCCGCAACGACATCGATGCCAACGTCATGCAGCACACGGTGTTTCTGAATGCCTACAACGAACGCCAGAAGACCGACCTTGCCGGCATCATCGCGGTGCCGACGCCGCCAATGGGGCTGTATTCAAAGAAGCATGCCAAGGCTTCGGCGGTGAAGGCGGGCATGACGGTGGTGGTGCCGAACGATCCGGTCAATCTGCAGCGGGCGCTGAAGATCCTGCGCGACCTCGGCTGGATCGACATCAAGGACAGCAACCCGGTGGACGTCACCGAACTCGACGTGGTCAAGAATCCGAGCGGCATCAAGATCGTCCCGCTGGAGAACGCGCAGGCGCCGCGCGCGCTGGACGATGTGGATTTTGCCGCCGTGCAGGGCAATTTCGCGATCTACAGCGGGCTGAAGCTGACCGAAGCCTTTGCGCTAGAGAAGATGACGACGCCTTACAGCAACGTCGTCGCGGTCAAGCGCGGCAACGTTGACGCGCCGTGGGCCAAGGACATCGCCGACGCCTACAAGTCGGACACGTTCAAGAACGCGATCCGCAACGACAAGTTCTATGCCGGCTTCGTGCTGCCCGACTATTTCAACTGA